A stretch of Desulfurivibrio alkaliphilus AHT 2 DNA encodes these proteins:
- the rnc gene encoding ribonuclease III, which produces MATNAQLIKWSQRLGYCFHDPQLLRQALTHRSFTAEGGGRGRPHNERLEFLGDAVLDLAVGELLYRRHPKMREGELSRRRAALVNEAHLARMARRTGLDELLLLGRGEAQSGGRDKPSILADAFEALLGAVYLDGGCRAVLDLAAELFAPWVTDQDDFEENDAKTALQEVLQERHGQAPGYRLVAEEGPAHDKRFTVEVEFRGRVMGQGKARSKKEAEQAAARAALKTLAGE; this is translated from the coding sequence ATGGCAACAAATGCGCAACTCATAAAATGGTCCCAGCGTCTGGGCTATTGTTTTCACGACCCGCAACTGCTGCGCCAGGCCCTTACCCACCGTTCATTCACCGCCGAGGGCGGCGGGCGGGGCCGGCCCCACAATGAGCGCCTGGAGTTTTTGGGCGATGCGGTGTTGGATCTGGCCGTGGGCGAACTGCTTTACCGCCGCCATCCGAAGATGCGCGAGGGAGAGCTCTCCCGCCGCCGGGCCGCCCTGGTCAACGAGGCCCACTTGGCCCGGATGGCCCGGCGGACGGGGCTGGATGAGCTGCTGTTACTGGGCCGGGGCGAGGCCCAAAGCGGCGGCCGCGACAAGCCCTCGATTCTGGCCGATGCCTTCGAGGCCTTGTTGGGGGCGGTCTACCTGGATGGCGGCTGCCGGGCCGTCCTGGATTTAGCCGCTGAGCTTTTTGCCCCCTGGGTGACCGACCAGGATGATTTCGAGGAAAATGACGCCAAGACCGCCCTGCAGGAAGTTTTGCAGGAACGCCATGGCCAGGCCCCCGGTTACCGGCTGGTGGCGGAAGAGGGTCCGGCCCACGATAAACGTTTCACGGTGGAGGTTGAATTCCGGGGGCGGGTAATGGGGCAAGGTAAGGCCCGCAGCAAAAAAGAGGCGGAACAGGCCGCTGCCCGCGCCGCCCTCAAGACCCTGGCCGGCGAGTGA